One window from the genome of Garra rufa chromosome 1, GarRuf1.0, whole genome shotgun sequence encodes:
- the slc25a10a gene encoding mitochondrial dicarboxylate carrier, with the protein MTETRISRWYFGGIASCAAACCTHPLDLIKVHLQTQQEVKMRMTGMAMQVVRSDGVLALYNGLSASLCRQITYSLTRFAIYETVRDKISTRNQGPMPFYQKILLAAFGGLTGGFIGTPADMVNVRMQNDVKLPPELRRNYAHALDGLLRVWKEEGIRKLFSGASMAASRGAMVTVGQLSCYDQAKQLVLGTGLMTDNIFTHFVASFIAGGCATVLCQPMDVVKTRLMNSKGEYRGVIHCLSDTGRLGPKAFYKGLVPAGIRLIPHTVLTFIFLEQLRLYFGIRVVTST; encoded by the exons ATGACAGAGACGCGCATTTCGCGCTGGTACTTCGGAGGAATTGCCTCGTGTGCGGCCGCCTGTTGCACTCACCCACTGGACTTAATAAAG GTTCATctgcaaacccagcaggaggtgAAGATGAGGATGACTGGCATGGCAATGCAGGTGGTGCGCAGTGATGGTGTGCTAGCACTCTACAATGGGCTCAGTGCTTCACTCTGCAGGCAG ATCACATACTCATTGACCCGCTTTGCCATTTATGAAACTGTGAGAGACAAGATATCTACTCGAAACCAGGGTCCCATGCCCTTCTACCAGAAGATCTTGCTGGCTGCTTTTGGAG GTCTTACTGGTGGGTTTATTGGGACACCAGCGGACATGGTTAATGTCAG AATGCAGAATGATGTGAAGTTGCCACCTGAGTTAAGAAGAAA CTATGCACATGCTCTTGATGGATTGTTACGTGTCTGGAAAGAAG AGGGAATAAGGAAGCTGTTCTCTGGAGCCTCAATGGCAGCAAGTAGAGGGGCCATGGTCACTGTAGGGCAG CTGTCCTGTTATGACCAGGCCAAGCAGCTGGTTCTGGGAACTGGTTTGATGACTGATAACATTTTCACTCACTTTGTTGCTAGCTTCATTGCG GGAGGTTGTGCGACTGTTCTCTGTCAGCCTATGGATGTGGTGAAAACCAGACTGATGAATTCAAAGGGGGAATACAGG GGGGTGATTCATTGTCTATCTGATACTGGAAGACTTGGACCTAAAGCTTTctacaag GGCCTTGTCCCAGCTGGAATCCGTCTGATTCCTCACACTGTACTAACTTTCATCTTTCTAGAACAGCTTCGGTTGTACTTTGGCATTAGAGTCGTCACCTCTACATGA